In the genome of Drosophila ananassae strain 14024-0371.13 chromosome Y unlocalized genomic scaffold, ASM1763931v2 tig00000204, whole genome shotgun sequence, one region contains:
- the LOC123258263 gene encoding uncharacterized protein LOC123258263: MECAEAERALVRQSQREAFAENDQGKAAKDSRLHGLSPYFDEDGVMRASGRIDDATCVPYSARRPIILCHDEALAEMIVQHYHERMCHQNTEATIGAIRQKLWITNLRRLLRRVVSKCNVCKLRRARPTQPEMGPLPEDRLEANGWPFKFTGLDYFGPLFVTVGRCTEKRWVALFTCLTTRAIHLEMAHDLSPDSCIIAMRNFMCRRGPVVRIRSDNGKNFVGADREASRFSEVFEPAQIQGELSSKGVEWVFNCPANPAEGGTWERMVQCVKKVLAHTMKELAPKEHVLENLLIEAESIVNSRPLTHQPVTVDQEAPLTPNDLLKGAPDVPDLPKDDGQEFVRCATRKQWRIARMMRDHFWKRWVHEYLPTLVRRER, from the coding sequence ATGGAGTGTGCTGAAGCTGAGCGCGCTCTAGTACGGCAATCGCAGCGAGAAGCGTTTGCTGAGAACGACCAAGGGAAGGCCGCCAAGGACAGCCGGTTGCATGGACTGTCCCCATACTTCGACGAGGACGGAGTAATGCGAGCCAGCGGAAGGATCGACGACGCGACGTGTGTGCCATACAGCGCACGTCGACCGATCATACTGTGTCACGATGAGGCACTGGCGGAGATGATCGTGCAGCATTACCACGAGAGGATGTGCCACCAAAACACGGAGGCAACCATCGGAGCGATCCGGCAGAAGTTGTGGATTACGAACTTACGGAGGCTGCTACGAAGGGTGGTGAGCAAATGCAACGTTTGCAAGCTGCGAAGGGCACGACCAACTCAGCCCGAGATGGGTCCCCTTCCAGAGGACCGGCTGGAGGCCAACGGATGGCCCTTTAAGTTCACTGGATTGGACTATTTTGGACCGCTATTTGTGACGGTTGGACGATGCACGGAGAAGAGGTGGGTGGCTCTGTTTACGTGTCTAACCACAAGAGCTATCCACTTGGAGATGGCTCACGATTTGTCCCCCGATTCCTGTATAATCGCCATGAGGAACTTTATGTGCCGACGTGGACCCGTCGTCAGGATTAGGAGCGATAATGGAAAGAACTTCGTTGGAGCCGACCGCGAAGCCAGTAGGTTCAGCGAAGTGTTCGAGCCTGCACAGATCCAGGGCGAGCTGTCGTCCAAAGGAGTCGAATGGGTCTTCAATTGCCCGGCGAACCCAGCTGAGGGTGGCACCTGGGAAAGGATGGTGCAGTGTGTGAAGAAGGTGCTGGCGCACACGATGAAAGAACTTGCGCCCAAGGAGCACGTACTGGAGAACCTGCTGATTGAGGCGGAGAGCATAGTGAACTCTCGTCCGCTCACTCATCAACCAGTGACGGTGGACCAGGAGGCTCCACTAACACCCAACGACTTGCTGAAGGGAGCACCCGATGTTCCAGACCTTCCCAAGGATGACGGACAGGAGTTTGTGAGATGCGCTACCAGGAAGCAGTGGCGCATAGCGAGGATGATGCGGGATCATTTCTGGAAGAGATGGGTGCATGAGTACCTGCCTACACTTGTGCGCAGGGAGAGATGA